The region TCCGCGAAATGAACGATGGGCATGATTCATCTTTTTCGCATTTTAATTACCTTTGCCCAAATCGCATGCACAATGAACGGAAACGGCTCCGGAATGAAACCCACCACCCTGCTCTGCCTTCTGCTTGGCGGATGGTGGATCGTCAACCTAATCCAGGCGGGATGTACGGAACTGGCCAACGACGAGGCGTACTACCACATGTTTTCCCGCGAACTGGCCTGGGGTTATTTCGACCATCCGCCCATGACGGCCCTGCTTGTACGCATGGGTGCCTTTCTGGGCGGAGAGTTGGGGGTCCGTTTCTTCTTCACGATCCTGCAACCGCTCTACCTGCTGATCCTCTACCGGATCATCCGGCCGGAACAGCCGACCCGCCGGGACGTGTTGCTCTATTTCGTGATCTGCGCGGCCCTTCCCGTCCTGCAGCTCTACGGCTTCATCGCAGTACCCGACGCTCCCCTATTGCTGTTCTCGGCTCTGTTCCTGCTCTGCTACAAGCGTTTTACGGAACGGGATTCGCTGCCGAACGCCCTGTGGCTGGGCCTCTCGGTCGCCGCACTGGCTTACAGCAAATACCACGGGGCGCTGGTGGTATTCTTCACGCTCGTCTCCAATCCCCGGATATTCCGGCAGCCCAGGCTCTACCTGGCGGGCGGCGTGGCCCTGCTGTTGCTCGTGCCGCATCTGATCTGGCAATACGAGCACGATTTCGCCTCGATCCGCTACCATCTGGCCGGCCGGAACGGATTCTTCAAGTTCAACTACATCACGGAATATATCCTCAACATTTTCGCCATCTTCAATCCGCTTTTCTTCCCGCTCTACGTCAAATCGTGGATCAAATCGAAATCGGCGAACCCGACCGAACGGGCCATCTACTGCATAACGCTGGGACTGATCGTGTTTTTCCTGCTGTCAAGCATCCGGGGATACGTCCAGCCGCAATGGGTGATCGTCTCTTCGTTCGGATTCATCCTGCTTTTGTTCGGTTATGCACGGCGGCATCCCCGCACCCGGAAATACACGATGGTCTCGGGGTGTGTCACGATCGGGCTGATCGGCCTGGTACGGCTGGTGATGATCTTCAACCCGATCGGCCTCCGGTTCGAGGTGTTCGACAATAAAACGAGCTACGGAGCCATCGCCGCCGTCGCGCAGGGACGCCCCGTCATCTTCGGAGGCAGCTACGCCATAGCGGCGAAATACGGATTCTATACGGGTCAGCCCGCCTTCTCTCAACCGTCGATCAACTACCGCACCAGTCAATGGCAGTACATGGACACGGACACACGGGCTGCCGGAGGTCCCGTCCTGATCGAAACCGGACCGGAGGGAGCGGACTCCACCCTGCACCTGGCCAACGGCCGGGACTTCAGTTATGTCGCGGTCGCCGATTTCAGGCCCGTCCGGAAAGTGGAAATCGCCGGCCGTCCCCTTCCCCGCCGCGTGAAGGTCGGGGAGACACTCACTGTCCCGCTCACCATTTTCAACCCGTACGACTACGATATCGGACTGAGCCCCGAATCGAATCCGCTCGTACTGGCCTGGGGCCGCAACAAGGAGGTATTCCGAGAATATGTCCTCCCCGTGAAGGGTACCGTTCCCGCAGGATCGCTGCTGCGGCAGACGGTTCGTTTCACCGTCCCCGAAGAGTTGGCTTCTCCCCGGGAGTACCGCGTGGGTTTCACGATCCGGCCCCGTTATCAGGGTTATTGGTTCAACAGTAAAGAGAGCAAAGTGAGCGTAGAGTGACACACGCACCTCATGGAATAAGATCATGATTCAGCAATTCATCAAATTCTGCGTAGTCGGGGGTTCCGGCATGGTGGTGGACTTCGGCATTACCTACCTGCTGAAGGAGTTGGTCAAAGTCAACAAATATATCGCCAATTCCGCGGGATTCCTCTGCGCAGCCACTTCGAATTACATCCTCAACCGTATCTGGACCTTCGGCAGCACCGATCCGCACGTAGCCCGCCAGTATCTGATCTTCATCGGCATTTCGCTGATCGGACTGGCAATCAACAACGCCGCGATCTATGTGCTGAACGACCGTTTCCGCCTCAATTTCTATTTCGCCAAACTGTTGGCGATCGGAGTGGTCACCTTCTGGAACTTCTTTATGAACTATTTCTTCAATTTCAGCGCATGAAAAAGCCTCTGAGCGAAAAGGAGAAGATGCTGGCATCGGAACTCTACACGGCCTCCGACCCGGAACTGGTCCGGGAACGCATCCGCGTACGGCGCGATCTGAAACGGCTGAACGACATGGTCTACGGCGACGACCCGGACTATGAAACCGTCCTGCGGCGCATCCTGCCCAATTGCAGCCCGGACGTACAGGTACAGCCGCCGTTCTACTGCGACTACGGTTACAACATCCGCTGCGGGGAGAACACCTTTTTCAACTTTGACTGTGTGGTGCTCGACGTGGCTCCCGTCACGATCGGGAAAAACGGCTTTTTCGCCCCGAAGGTCCAACTCTACACGGCAGGCCATCC is a window of Gallalistipes aquisgranensis DNA encoding:
- a CDS encoding glycosyltransferase family 39 protein, which gives rise to MKPTTLLCLLLGGWWIVNLIQAGCTELANDEAYYHMFSRELAWGYFDHPPMTALLVRMGAFLGGELGVRFFFTILQPLYLLILYRIIRPEQPTRRDVLLYFVICAALPVLQLYGFIAVPDAPLLLFSALFLLCYKRFTERDSLPNALWLGLSVAALAYSKYHGALVVFFTLVSNPRIFRQPRLYLAGGVALLLLVPHLIWQYEHDFASIRYHLAGRNGFFKFNYITEYILNIFAIFNPLFFPLYVKSWIKSKSANPTERAIYCITLGLIVFFLLSSIRGYVQPQWVIVSSFGFILLLFGYARRHPRTRKYTMVSGCVTIGLIGLVRLVMIFNPIGLRFEVFDNKTSYGAIAAVAQGRPVIFGGSYAIAAKYGFYTGQPAFSQPSINYRTSQWQYMDTDTRAAGGPVLIETGPEGADSTLHLANGRDFSYVAVADFRPVRKVEIAGRPLPRRVKVGETLTVPLTIFNPYDYDIGLSPESNPLVLAWGRNKEVFREYVLPVKGTVPAGSLLRQTVRFTVPEELASPREYRVGFTIRPRYQGYWFNSKESKVSVE
- a CDS encoding GtrA family protein gives rise to the protein MIQQFIKFCVVGGSGMVVDFGITYLLKELVKVNKYIANSAGFLCAATSNYILNRIWTFGSTDPHVARQYLIFIGISLIGLAINNAAIYVLNDRFRLNFYFAKLLAIGVVTFWNFFMNYFFNFSA
- a CDS encoding sugar O-acetyltransferase, with protein sequence MKKPLSEKEKMLASELYTASDPELVRERIRVRRDLKRLNDMVYGDDPDYETVLRRILPNCSPDVQVQPPFYCDYGYNIRCGENTFFNFDCVVLDVAPVTIGKNGFFAPKVQLYTAGHPLDHKMRGDMLEYGKPITIGDDCWLGGGVIVCPGVTIGDRVVVAAGSVVAKDIPSDSLAAGNPARVIRSLKKEN